One Gordonia zhaorongruii DNA segment encodes these proteins:
- a CDS encoding Bax inhibitor-1/YccA family protein has protein sequence MRESSNPIMRGVVRGNKKDGGGYASFGQGLAGAGQASMMQGQQQHTDQYTQQGYAPQAGTRPMSIDDVVTKTAMTLGVLVAFAIASYFFISSRGDQAAQMSVAAPIMAVGAIGGLVLVLIATFGRKQDNPAIVLSYSALEGLFVGAISFVFGNLTVSNTSAGSMIGQAVLGTLGVFGGMLVVYKVGAIRVTPRFTRMLMAGMFGVLALIIGNLVIGFFNGGEGFGLRDGGPLSIIFSLVCIALAAFSFLLDFDQADNLIRAGAPSKAAWGVALGLTVTLVWLYVEILRLLSYLNSD, from the coding sequence GTGCGAGAGAGCAGTAATCCGATCATGCGAGGCGTGGTCCGGGGCAACAAGAAGGACGGCGGCGGTTACGCCTCCTTCGGTCAAGGACTCGCAGGCGCCGGTCAGGCATCGATGATGCAGGGCCAGCAGCAGCACACCGACCAGTACACCCAGCAGGGCTACGCGCCGCAGGCCGGCACCCGCCCGATGAGCATCGACGACGTCGTCACCAAGACGGCGATGACGCTCGGCGTGCTCGTCGCGTTCGCCATCGCGAGTTACTTCTTCATCAGCAGCCGTGGCGACCAAGCCGCCCAGATGTCCGTCGCAGCGCCGATCATGGCCGTCGGCGCCATCGGCGGTCTCGTCCTCGTCCTGATCGCGACGTTCGGCCGCAAACAGGACAACCCGGCGATCGTCCTCTCGTACTCCGCGCTCGAAGGCCTGTTCGTCGGCGCGATCTCGTTCGTGTTCGGCAACCTCACCGTCAGCAACACCTCGGCGGGATCGATGATCGGCCAGGCCGTTCTCGGCACGCTCGGCGTGTTCGGCGGCATGCTCGTCGTCTACAAGGTCGGCGCCATCCGCGTCACTCCGCGGTTCACCCGCATGCTGATGGCAGGCATGTTCGGTGTCCTCGCCCTGATCATCGGCAACCTGGTCATCGGCTTCTTCAACGGTGGCGAGGGCTTCGGCCTGCGTGACGGCGGACCGCTGTCGATCATCTTCTCGCTGGTCTGCATCGCGCTCGCCGCGTTCTCGTTCCTTCTCGACTTCGACCAGGCGGACAACCTCATCCGCGCAGGTGCACCGTCGAAGGCGGCCTGGGGCGTGGCCCTCGGTCTGACCGTCACCCTGGTCTGGCTGTACGTCGAGATCCTGCGACTGCTGAGCTACCTCAACAGCGACTAG
- a CDS encoding competence/damage-inducible protein A, whose product MSTRAGIVVTGTEVLSGWITDRNGPWVSQQLLALGVEVGHLTVCGDRPRDLTAQLQFLTDQGVDLIVTTGGLGPTADDLTVATVADFTGRELRRDADIARTVDGVVRRWRKYADADSLPPSMLAAVEKQSLIPDGAQPIPPAGTAPGVAIPAGDRHPTILILPGPPHELQSMWGAAMGSAPVSAALTGRSPVTQETIRAYGLSEPDLAVTLRDAEQSIDGYSDLEVTTCMRGGELEIVTRFDDSTTASYDALVDMLSASYGERIFSTDGSEVDDVVIDALAGRTVSTAESCTGGLIAARFTDRPGSSAYFLGGVAAYANEVKSGVLGVPADLIGEHGAVSEQVAAAMADGARTSVGTDVAVSTTGIAGPDGARPGKPVGTVCFGVAIAGRETVTATRHFPGDRRSVRMLATVAAMHLLAKHLRE is encoded by the coding sequence GTGAGTACGCGCGCGGGAATCGTCGTTACCGGCACCGAAGTTCTGAGCGGATGGATCACCGACCGCAACGGACCGTGGGTGTCACAGCAGTTACTCGCGCTGGGTGTCGAGGTCGGTCACCTCACGGTCTGCGGTGACCGCCCCCGCGATCTGACCGCGCAGCTGCAGTTCCTCACCGATCAAGGCGTCGACCTCATCGTCACCACCGGCGGCCTCGGCCCCACAGCAGACGATCTGACGGTCGCGACGGTCGCCGACTTCACTGGCCGCGAGCTGCGGCGCGACGCCGATATCGCGCGGACCGTCGACGGCGTGGTCCGTCGGTGGCGCAAGTACGCCGATGCGGACTCCCTCCCTCCCTCGATGCTCGCCGCGGTCGAGAAGCAATCACTGATTCCCGATGGCGCGCAGCCGATCCCGCCGGCGGGGACGGCCCCCGGGGTTGCCATACCCGCCGGAGACAGGCATCCGACGATCCTGATTCTGCCGGGTCCACCGCACGAGTTGCAGTCGATGTGGGGCGCTGCGATGGGCAGCGCCCCCGTCTCCGCTGCTCTCACCGGACGATCACCGGTCACGCAGGAGACGATCCGGGCCTACGGGCTGTCCGAACCCGACCTCGCGGTCACGCTGCGCGACGCCGAGCAGTCCATCGACGGCTATTCCGATCTCGAGGTCACCACCTGCATGCGGGGCGGCGAACTCGAGATCGTCACGCGGTTCGACGATTCCACGACGGCGTCGTACGACGCGCTGGTCGACATGCTGAGCGCGTCGTACGGTGAGCGCATCTTCTCGACGGACGGGTCCGAGGTGGACGACGTGGTGATCGACGCGCTGGCCGGCCGCACGGTGTCGACGGCCGAATCGTGCACGGGCGGCCTGATCGCGGCCCGCTTCACCGACCGGCCGGGATCGTCCGCCTACTTCCTCGGGGGCGTGGCCGCGTACGCGAATGAGGTGAAGTCCGGCGTGCTCGGAGTGCCCGCCGACCTGATCGGCGAGCACGGTGCGGTCAGCGAGCAGGTCGCGGCGGCGATGGCCGACGGTGCCCGCACCTCGGTTGGTACGGACGTCGCCGTGTCCACCACCGGGATCGCCGGTCCGGACGGCGCACGTCCCGGCAAGCCCGTGGGAACGGTCTGCTTCGGGGTGGCGATCGCCGGACGCGAGACCGTCACGGCCACCAGGCACTTCCCCGGCGACCGCCGGTCGGTGCGCATGCTCGCCACCGTGGCCGCCATGCACCTGCTGGCCAAGCATCTGCGCGAGTAG
- a CDS encoding phosphotransferase family protein has translation MTRITDDEGSQAARPSGSRRDPEWLRDRLDAWMKQHEGDRAHVTGIEIPAANGMSSETLLADVRVDGQDRKLVVRVAPMPDNDPVFGSYDLDGQFQLIRHLAEHTDVPLPALWWSEPSPDALGAPFFVMDRVGGDVPPDVMPYTFGSWVTEATAEQRSQMATASVGVLAKIHAAPLPPVGVAAPGDGESPLRSHIRRLHGFYDWARAGRAGAPLIDRAFAWVEETYPRDEPEPALSWGDARIGNIMYRDFEPVAVLDWEMATIGPRELDVGWMIFLHRFFQDLAELAGMDGLPGFLRREDVAASYEEQTGYRPVDLDFFTGYAALIHAVIMFRINCRAIHFGQTEEPTDPDDMILHRSAMEAMIAGTYWENVKR, from the coding sequence GTGACTCGAATCACCGATGATGAGGGTTCCCAGGCGGCCCGGCCGAGCGGATCGCGCCGGGACCCCGAATGGCTCCGCGACCGACTCGACGCCTGGATGAAGCAGCACGAGGGCGACCGAGCCCACGTGACCGGGATCGAGATACCGGCGGCGAACGGTATGTCGAGCGAGACCCTGCTTGCGGACGTTCGCGTCGACGGCCAGGATCGGAAACTGGTGGTGCGCGTCGCGCCGATGCCCGACAACGATCCGGTGTTCGGATCGTACGATCTCGACGGCCAGTTCCAATTGATCCGGCATCTAGCCGAGCACACCGACGTGCCGTTGCCCGCGCTGTGGTGGTCGGAGCCGAGCCCGGACGCACTGGGTGCGCCGTTCTTCGTGATGGACCGTGTGGGTGGCGACGTCCCACCGGACGTCATGCCGTACACCTTCGGGTCGTGGGTCACCGAGGCGACCGCCGAGCAGCGGTCGCAGATGGCGACCGCGTCGGTCGGCGTCCTCGCGAAGATCCACGCCGCTCCCCTGCCGCCGGTCGGCGTCGCCGCGCCCGGCGACGGCGAGTCCCCGCTGCGCTCCCACATACGGCGCCTCCACGGGTTCTACGACTGGGCGCGCGCCGGACGTGCGGGCGCCCCGCTGATCGACCGCGCCTTCGCCTGGGTCGAGGAGACCTACCCCCGGGACGAACCCGAACCGGCGCTGTCGTGGGGTGACGCACGGATCGGAAACATCATGTACCGCGATTTCGAACCCGTCGCCGTCCTCGATTGGGAGATGGCGACCATCGGCCCACGCGAACTGGACGTGGGATGGATGATCTTCCTGCACAGATTCTTTCAGGACCTCGCGGAGTTGGCCGGCATGGACGGACTGCCCGGTTTCCTGCGCCGCGAGGATGTCGCAGCGTCGTACGAGGAGCAGACCGGATATCGGCCGGTGGACCTGGATTTCTTCACCGGTTACGCCGCCTTGATCCACGCCGTGATCATGTTCCGGATCAATTGCCGCGCAATCCACTTCGGCCAGACTGAGGAGCCGACTGACCCGGACGACATGATCTTGCACCGCT
- a CDS encoding MDR family MFS transporter translates to MKRNDFTIIATLIVATFVVVLNETVMSVALPVLQSDLGVPPSEGQWLTTIFMLTMAIVIPLTGFLIQQFGTRTMFLAAMTLFTTGTALATVAPGFEMLLVARVVQALGTAVMLPLLMTTVMTLVPEERRGVMMGNISVVVAVAPALGPTLSGFILDHLSWRWVFGVVLPIAVGATVIGAKYVRQIGERSKVPIDVVSIPLSVLGFGGLVYGLVSIGQSADGTATMPIWIPFVIGSAGLAVFVARQIQLQREDRALLDLRVFASVPFSLSVVLVIVAMATMMGTFIVVPLFAHDVLGMSPLTTGLITLPGGLLMGLASPFIGRLYDLRGPRMLVIPGTLLISGAVWLMTTITTDTSFWLLLGANVILCLGLSATFTPLMTLSLGSLKPALYSHGSAALGTLQQVAGGAGTALFITIMTVVAKDGIAAGDTAAVASTDGVRTVFVTAGCLSIVVVILGLFVRRPVGQQSAVTPVDDDEPEQVAVLT, encoded by the coding sequence GTGAAACGCAACGACTTCACGATCATCGCCACACTGATCGTCGCCACGTTCGTGGTAGTCCTCAACGAGACGGTGATGAGCGTGGCGCTCCCCGTCCTGCAGTCAGATCTCGGTGTGCCGCCGAGCGAAGGCCAGTGGCTCACCACCATCTTCATGCTGACGATGGCGATCGTCATCCCGCTGACGGGGTTCCTCATCCAGCAGTTCGGGACCCGCACGATGTTCCTGGCGGCGATGACGCTCTTCACGACCGGTACCGCCCTCGCAACGGTGGCGCCCGGTTTCGAGATGCTGCTGGTGGCGCGTGTCGTGCAGGCCCTCGGTACCGCGGTGATGCTGCCGCTGCTCATGACGACCGTCATGACGCTGGTTCCCGAGGAACGGCGCGGGGTGATGATGGGCAACATCTCCGTCGTCGTAGCGGTGGCGCCCGCGCTCGGACCGACCCTGTCGGGATTCATTCTCGATCATCTGAGCTGGCGCTGGGTATTCGGCGTCGTGCTGCCGATCGCGGTGGGTGCGACGGTCATCGGTGCGAAGTACGTGCGGCAGATCGGCGAGCGGTCGAAGGTGCCGATCGATGTCGTATCGATCCCGCTGTCGGTGCTGGGGTTCGGCGGTCTCGTCTACGGTTTGGTGTCCATCGGGCAGAGCGCCGACGGCACGGCCACCATGCCGATCTGGATCCCGTTCGTCATCGGCTCGGCAGGGCTCGCGGTGTTCGTGGCCCGCCAGATTCAGCTGCAGCGCGAGGACCGTGCGCTCCTGGATCTGCGGGTGTTCGCCTCCGTGCCGTTCTCACTGTCGGTGGTGCTGGTGATCGTCGCGATGGCGACGATGATGGGCACGTTCATCGTCGTCCCGCTGTTCGCGCACGACGTTCTCGGCATGAGTCCGCTCACCACCGGTCTCATCACGTTGCCCGGCGGTCTGCTGATGGGGCTGGCGTCCCCGTTCATCGGGCGGCTGTACGACCTGCGCGGACCGCGGATGCTCGTGATCCCGGGCACGTTGCTCATCTCGGGCGCGGTCTGGTTGATGACGACCATCACCACCGACACGTCGTTCTGGCTGCTGCTGGGCGCCAATGTGATTCTGTGTCTCGGTCTGTCGGCGACGTTCACTCCGTTGATGACGTTGAGTCTTGGTTCGCTGAAACCGGCGCTCTACTCGCACGGTTCGGCGGCGCTCGGCACGCTGCAGCAGGTCGCGGGTGGTGCCGGCACCGCGTTGTTCATCACGATCATGACCGTCGTCGCCAAGGACGGGATCGCTGCAGGAGACACTGCGGCCGTCGCGAGCACCGACGGTGTGCGGACCGTGTTCGTCACCGCCGGTTGCCTGAGCATCGTGGTGGTGATCCTGGGACTGTTCGTACGCAGGCCAGTCGGTCAGCAGTCGGCGGTGACGCCGGTCGACGATGACGAGCCGGAGCAGGTCGCCGTCCTCACCTGA
- a CDS encoding MMPL family transporter gives MLARMTRRVIAAPKIVLGIAVALLVLCGVYGIGAAEKMMSGGFEDPGSESSHATKVLDERFDRGGAQLVFKLDAPEGVDVTTDPESVAAGREVLDVLQSKGVDRGGYVQAGVLNIWDSPELAGELLSKDKSSTQIIASIAGGDEKAPSNAEEMVDLVGSQRHGIDIQAGGMAVVFGQINEQTSKDLAVAEAIAIPISFLFLIVVFGGVIAAALPVLIGGAAIVGTLAMLRVIAEFADVSIFALNLTTAMGLALAIDYTLLIVTRYREEVAGGKSRADAIVRTIDTAGRTVLFSAITVALALAALAIFPMYFLRSFAYAGVGVVVVALLAALIITPALLILLGDRVDSLNVRHAIAKRFGRKTSAAESGGTQPIEESGWYRMSRAVLRRAVPVAIVVPVLLLILGAPFLSLKFGFPDDRVLPKDSAVHSMADEIRTDFTEDSSGTAVAVVEGDVAPPALGGYASALSKVDGVAAVTSPTGVFRDGRQIAPGNDADARPGAALLTVASGVAPMSDDGRDQVDALRSVAQPAGAAVAFTGAAATNVDAVDGMFHYLPWVLIVIAVATYVLLFLFTGSVVLPLKALVVNILSLSATFGAMVWIFQEGHLGGLGTTPLGYLVATMPVLMFCIAFGLSMDYEVFLLGRIREEWLKSDRTKEANDRAVALGLARTGRVVTAAALLMAIVFTGIAASEVSFMRMFGVGLTLAVLMDATVIRMLLVPAFMRLAGLWNWWAPAPLRRVHERIGITEE, from the coding sequence GTGCTCGCACGAATGACACGGCGCGTCATCGCCGCACCCAAGATCGTGCTCGGAATCGCCGTGGCGTTGCTCGTGCTCTGCGGGGTGTACGGGATCGGTGCCGCGGAGAAGATGATGTCCGGCGGATTCGAGGATCCAGGTTCCGAATCGAGTCACGCCACGAAGGTGCTCGATGAGCGTTTCGACCGCGGCGGCGCCCAACTCGTATTCAAGCTCGACGCACCGGAAGGCGTGGACGTCACCACCGATCCGGAATCGGTGGCGGCGGGCCGCGAAGTGCTCGACGTCCTGCAGTCCAAGGGGGTCGACCGCGGTGGCTACGTGCAGGCCGGCGTCCTGAATATCTGGGACTCTCCGGAGCTGGCAGGGGAACTGCTGAGCAAGGACAAGTCGTCCACGCAGATCATCGCCTCCATCGCGGGCGGTGACGAGAAGGCACCGTCGAACGCGGAGGAGATGGTCGACCTCGTCGGCTCGCAACGCCACGGCATCGACATCCAGGCCGGCGGCATGGCGGTGGTCTTCGGGCAGATCAACGAACAGACCTCCAAGGATCTCGCAGTCGCCGAGGCGATCGCGATCCCGATCAGCTTCCTGTTCCTGATCGTGGTGTTCGGCGGCGTGATCGCAGCCGCGCTCCCCGTGCTGATCGGCGGTGCGGCCATCGTCGGCACCCTGGCGATGCTGCGGGTGATCGCCGAGTTCGCCGACGTCTCGATCTTCGCGCTCAACCTGACCACCGCGATGGGGCTGGCTCTCGCCATCGACTACACGCTTCTCATCGTCACCCGGTATCGCGAGGAAGTCGCGGGCGGGAAGTCCCGAGCAGACGCGATCGTCCGGACCATCGACACGGCGGGGCGCACAGTGCTCTTCTCCGCGATCACGGTGGCTCTCGCGCTCGCGGCGCTGGCGATCTTCCCCATGTACTTCCTTCGGTCCTTCGCCTACGCGGGCGTCGGCGTCGTCGTGGTGGCGCTGCTCGCCGCGCTCATCATCACTCCCGCGCTGCTGATCCTCCTGGGCGACCGCGTGGACTCCCTGAACGTCCGGCACGCCATCGCCAAGCGGTTCGGCCGGAAGACCTCGGCAGCCGAGTCCGGTGGGACTCAACCGATCGAGGAATCCGGCTGGTACCGGATGTCACGCGCGGTCCTGCGCCGCGCTGTTCCGGTCGCGATCGTCGTTCCGGTCCTCCTGCTGATCCTCGGGGCGCCGTTCCTATCTCTGAAGTTCGGTTTTCCCGACGACCGGGTGCTGCCGAAGGACTCCGCGGTGCACTCGATGGCCGATGAGATCCGCACCGACTTCACCGAGGATTCGAGCGGGACCGCGGTCGCCGTCGTCGAGGGCGACGTCGCGCCGCCCGCACTCGGTGGCTACGCGTCCGCACTGTCGAAGGTCGATGGCGTGGCCGCGGTGACGTCGCCGACGGGCGTGTTCCGGGACGGGCGGCAGATCGCGCCCGGAAACGATGCCGACGCGCGGCCCGGCGCCGCTCTGCTCACCGTCGCCTCCGGGGTTGCACCGATGAGCGACGACGGACGGGACCAGGTCGACGCACTGCGGAGTGTGGCGCAGCCCGCCGGTGCGGCAGTGGCGTTCACCGGCGCGGCGGCGACCAACGTCGACGCGGTGGACGGGATGTTCCATTACCTGCCCTGGGTGCTGATCGTGATCGCCGTCGCGACCTATGTGCTGCTGTTCCTGTTCACCGGCAGCGTGGTCCTTCCACTCAAGGCGTTGGTGGTGAACATCCTGTCGTTGTCGGCGACGTTCGGCGCCATGGTCTGGATCTTCCAGGAAGGGCATCTGGGCGGCTTGGGGACCACCCCGCTCGGCTACCTGGTGGCGACGATGCCGGTGCTGATGTTCTGCATCGCGTTCGGTCTGTCGATGGACTACGAGGTGTTCCTGCTCGGCCGCATCCGGGAGGAATGGCTCAAATCGGATCGGACCAAGGAGGCCAACGATCGTGCCGTCGCCCTCGGGCTGGCACGCACCGGCCGCGTCGTCACTGCGGCTGCCCTGTTGATGGCGATCGTCTTCACCGGGATCGCCGCATCCGAGGTGTCGTTCATGAGAATGTTCGGTGTGGGCTTGACGCTCGCGGTCCTGATGGACGCTACCGTCATCCGCATGCTCCTCGTCCCGGCTTTCATGCGGCTGGCCGGCTTGTGGAACTGGTGGGCACCTGCGCCGTTGCGGCGAGTGCACGAACGGATTGGAATCACGGAGGAATGA
- a CDS encoding TetR/AcrR family transcriptional regulator: MADSVPPRQRSPRGSGEKLAAEIIDATTDLLIAHGSAESVSIRQVAQRVGVTPPSIYLHFEDKEELLDAVCAHFFEQFDEVMMAASAGVDDLWDRTLAQGLAYVRFAIENDVVYRTASIRVTPPGEPTLTDEALMSSAFVHFTDTVEEMMAAGILPTDDPVVTVLKLWSAAHGVASLMISKPGLPWGDDLAIAESILRAVCLGLGQEPVK; this comes from the coding sequence ATGGCTGATTCCGTCCCTCCACGACAGCGCTCACCACGCGGTTCCGGTGAGAAGCTCGCCGCCGAGATCATCGACGCGACCACCGATCTGCTGATCGCCCACGGCAGTGCGGAGTCGGTATCGATCCGTCAGGTGGCCCAGCGCGTTGGCGTCACACCGCCGTCGATCTACCTGCACTTCGAGGACAAGGAAGAACTGCTCGACGCGGTGTGCGCGCACTTCTTCGAGCAGTTCGACGAGGTCATGATGGCGGCGAGCGCGGGTGTCGACGACCTGTGGGATCGGACCCTGGCCCAGGGGCTGGCCTACGTGAGGTTCGCCATCGAGAACGACGTCGTCTACCGCACGGCGTCAATCCGGGTCACCCCGCCCGGCGAGCCGACCCTCACGGACGAGGCGCTGATGTCGTCGGCATTCGTCCACTTCACCGACACCGTCGAGGAGATGATGGCTGCGGGCATCCTGCCGACGGACGATCCGGTCGTCACCGTGCTCAAGCTCTGGTCCGCCGCGCACGGTGTCGCGTCGCTGATGATCTCCAAACCGGGCCTGCCGTGGGGCGACGATCTGGCGATCGCGGAATCGATCCTGCGTGCCGTCTGCCTCGGGCTTGGTCAAGAACCGGTAAAGTAG